A window of the Falco rusticolus isolate bFalRus1 chromosome 1, bFalRus1.pri, whole genome shotgun sequence genome harbors these coding sequences:
- the CUX2 gene encoding homeobox protein cut-like 2 isoform X1 — protein MHMDAHRCTQVHTHAHPKTAPLWSLYPSSSPVCALPQHPSRAPLSPTPLLLPKSSHPAFCPRLLHVRVSLDRRTLCGILYKRHISPDSTFFALNGCCQHKSLAETVTEPDCSASILINPAPVLEAARSLEDRLQQLQRLEPEPSPLKDLSRPWKKHPELVGTKEHREGTSPATGLAAAAEPPFSGIDGKALCTETLLQRNEAEKQKGLQEAQVTLAARLGEAEEKIKVLHAALKATQTELLELRCKYDEEAASKADEVAMIMTNLEKANQRAEAAQREVESLREQLAAVNSSLRLACCSPPGAAGDKVNYSMCSGSRLEAALAAKDREILRLLKDVQHLQSSLQELEESSANQIAELEGQLAAKNEAIEKLEEKLQAQADYEEIKTELSILKAMKVASASCSLPQASAAACAGMLAGLWHACQPCRQWLRRPFPSRLGSLQSISKAEEALLLGKEAFYPSQKYLLEKPSLLASTEEDHSEDESGKDSLGMEQPYPSPQHAPADEPTSPTPLPPLPGPGLAPDGPQTFSLSPFPGGERLSGDPKAPHPPLPAYKNENASVGPPFPSAFFGAKGSATHPGTAPAASATSPPGEPSEGSTSSSAEEEQLDTAEIAFQVKEQLLKHNIGQRVFGHYVLGLSQGSVSEILARPKPWHKLTVKGKEPFIKMKQFLSDEQNVLALRTIQVRQRGSITPRIRTPETGSDDAIKSILEQAKKEIESQKGGEPKTPSASQTVANGTGGSSSEDAIKSILEQARREMQAQQQALLEMESGSSGRPGDTSPAERSTLATVSQNIVPTYVKQEEGSGTSPGPPQTPLAVLSPAAFVQSIIRKVKSEIGDAGSYFDQHWASERSLLSRPYTSVSPSLSSSSSSYSSMANGRGWPRGEPSEGGTNEDELPPADDEPHRLTEMKTEGAGAEPAAGGRLSYYPTYVPRTLKPTVPPLTPEQYEMYMYREVDTLELTRQVKEKLAKNGICQRIFGEKVLGLSQGSVSDMLSRPKPWSKLTQKGREPFIRMQLWLTDQLGQGISQQPTPSQASPVEPQPSPSPPPSPAEHEKGCQEPLTLALESSKENQQPESRSTPAMGGKTYPNSQGPVGIQEIVAMSPELDTYSITKKVKEVLTDNNLGQRLFGESILGLTQGSVSDLLSRPKPWHKLSLKGREPFVRMQLWLNDPHNVEKLRDMKKLEKKAYLKRRYGLMSTGSDSESPSARSECASPSLQPQDLSLLQIKKPRVVLAPEEKEALKKAYQLEPYPSQQTIELLSFQLNLKTNTVINWFHNYRSRMRREMLVEGTQDNDTDPEQSGGAAVPGRRAPHSPDSDTEDRKPVFGGGEHPCAAVPVKVKEEQGEAGGWGRRRDSRSPAGAAEGTGPPQEERGAAPHAAAPSAGSLPRRGGRAGAAAGGPAPPPPPHPDSSQSSAGSSRCSLEVSPTSPSAASSPGLTGSASPGPSSAGPVSPALPPAPGPRLSTSVQRRHEKMANLNNIIHRLERAANREEALEWEF, from the exons ACCCCGCTCCTGTGCTGGAGGCTGCCCGGAGCCTGGAGGAccggctgcagcagctccagcgcCTCGAGCCCGAACCGTCCCCCCTGAAGGATCTCAGCCGCCCCTGGAAGAAACACCCAGAGCTCGTCGGCACCAAAG agcacagagaggGGACGTCGCCAGCAACTGGACTTGCAGCAGCGGCCGAGCCCCCGTTCTCTGGCATCGACGGCAAAGCACTGTGCACAGAAACCTTGCTGCAGAGAAAtgaggcagaaaagcaaaa GGGACTGCAGGAAGCACAGGTCACTTTGGCTGCTcggctgggggaggcagaggagaagaTCAAAGTGCTCCACGCAG cgCTGAAGGCCACCCAGacggagctgctggagctgcggTGTAAATACGACGAGGAAGCTGCATCAAA GGCAGATGAAGTAGCCATGATCATGACGAACCTCGAAAAAGCCAACCAG CGAGCAGAGGCGGCGCAGAGGGAGGTGGAGAGCTTGCGGGAGCAGCTGGCAGCCGTGAATAGCTCCCTGCGCCTGGCCTGCTGCTCcccgccgggcgctgccggg gaCAAAGTGAACTATTCCATGTGCTCAGGGTCGAGGCTGGAGGCGGCTCTGGCTGCCAAAGACCGGGAGATCCTGCGGCTCCTGAAAGACGTCCAGCACCTCCAGAGCTcgctgcaggagctggaggagtcCTCTGCCAACCAGATTGCCGAGCTGGAGGGGCAGCTGGCCGCCAAGAACGAAGCCATCGAG aagctggaggagaagctgcaggCGCAGGCGGACTACGAGGAGATCAAAACGGAGCTGAG CATCCTGAAGGCGATGAAGGTGGCCTCCgccagctgcagccttcccCAGGCAAGTGCTGCGGCGTGTGCCGGCATGCTCGCCGGGCTGTGGCACGCGTGCCAGCCCTGCCGCCAGTGGCTCCGCCGCCCTTTCCCATCTCGGCTTGGCTCCTTGCAGAGCATATCGAAGGCAGAGGaggccctgctgctggggaaggaggctTTCTACCCTTCCCAGAAGTACCTGCTGGAGAagcccagcctgctggccagCACTG AGGAGGATCACTCCGAAGACGAGTCGGGGAAGGATTCGCTGGGCATGGAGCAGCCGTACCCATCCCCCCAACATGCCCCGGCAGACGAACCCAcctcccccactcccctcccaCCTCTTCCCGGTCCCGGCCTGGCTCCTGATGGCCCCCAGACTTTCTCACTGTCCCCCTTCCCAGGGGGCGAGCGGCTGTCAGGAGACCCCAAGGCCCCCCACCCACCACTGCCTGCCTACAAGAATGAGAATGCCAGTGTGGGGCcacccttcccctctgccttctTCGGGGCCAAGGGCAGTGCCACGCACCCTGGCACCGCGCCGGCTGCCAGTGCCACCAGCCCGCCTGGCGAGCCATCCgagggcagcaccagcagctctgccgaggaggagcagctggacACAGCCGAAATCGCCTTCCAGgtgaaggagcagctgctgaagcacaACATCGGGCAGCGGGTCTTCGGGCATTACGTGCTGGGGCTGTCGCAGGGCTCTGTCAGCGAGATCCTGGCCCGACCCAAGCCCTGGCACAAGCTGACGGTGAAGGGCAAGGAGCCGTTCATCAAGATGAAGCAGTTCCTCTCCGATGAGCAGAACGTGCTGGCCCTGAGGACTATCCAGGTGCGCCAGAGAG GTAGCATCACGCCACGGATCAGGACGCCGGAGACTGGCTCTGATGATGCCATCAAAAGCATCCTGGAGCAGGCAAAGAAGGAGATCGAGTCACAGAAGGGAG GGGAACCCAAAACACCATCAGCATCGCAAACAGTGGCCAACGGGACAGGCGGCAGCAGCTCAGAGGACGCCATCAAGAGCATCTTGGAGCAGGCACGGCGGGAgatgcaggcacagcagcaggcactgctggagaTGGAGTCAGGGAGCAGTGGGCGCCCCGGGGATACATCGCCTGCCGAGCGCTCCACGCTGGCCACCGTCAGCCAGAACATCGTTCCGACCTATGTcaagcaggaggaggggagcgGGACCAGCCCTGGCCCCCCGCAGACGCCCCTGGCCGTACTCTCACCCGCTGCCTTTGTCCAGAGCATCATCCGGAAGGTGAAGTCGGAGATCGGCGATGCTGGCTCCTACTTCGACCAGCACTGGGCATCGGAGCGGAGCCTGCTCAGCCGACCCTACACCTCTGTCTCGCCTtcgctctcctcctcctcctcgaGCTACTCCAGCATGGCCAACGGCCGGGGCTGGCCACGGGGCGAGCCCAGCGAGGGTGGCACCAACGAGGATGAGCTGCCACCAGCAGACGATGAACCCCACCGACTGACAGAGATGAAGACGGAGGGAGCTggtgcagagccagcagctggtggTCGTCTCTCCTACTACCCCACCTACGTGCCACGGACCCTGAAGCCCACCGTGCCACCACTGACACCCGAGCAGTATGAGATGTACATGTACAGGGAGGTGGACACGCTGGAGCTGACTCGGCAGGTCAAGGAGAAGTTGGCCAAGAACGGCATCTGCCAGAGGATCTTTGGAGAGAAG GTGCTGGGGCTGTCCCAGGGCAGCGTGAGCGACATGCTGTCGCGGCCCAAGCCGTGGAGCAAGCTGACGCAGAAGGGTCGGGAGCCTTTCATCCGTATGCAGCTCTGGCTGACCGACCAGCTGGGCCAAGGCATCAGCCAGCAGCCAACACCCTCCCAGG CCAGCCCGGTGGAGCCCCAGCCGTCCCCCTcgccgccccccagccctgccgagCATGAGAAGGGCTGCCAGGAGCCCCTCACCCTGGCCTTGGAGAGCAGCAAGGAAAACCAGCAGCCCGAGAGCCGGTCGACGCCTGCGATGGGTGGGAAGACGTACCCCAACAGCCAGGGACCTGTGGGCATCCAGGAGATCGTTGCCATGTCCCCCGAGCTGGACACCTACTCCATCACCAAGAAGGTCAAGGAGGTCTTGACAGACAACAATTTAG GCCAGCGGCTGTTCGGGGAGAGCATCCTGGGCCTGACGCAGGGCTCGGTGTCCGATCTCCTCTCCAGGCCCAAGCCGTGGCACAAGCTGAGCCTGAAGGGGAGGGAGCCCTTCGTCCGCATGCAGCTCTGGCTCAACGACCCCCACAACGTGGAGAAGCTGCGTGACATgaagaagctggagaagaaag cctaCCTGAAACGTCGGTACGGGCTGATGAGCACCGGCTCGGACAGCGAATCCCCCAGCGCCCGCTCCGAgtgtgccagccccagcctgcagccgCAGGACCTCAGCCTCCTCCAGATTAAGAAGCCACGGGTGGTGCTGGCCCCAGAGGAGAAGGAAGCCCTGAAGAAAGCCTACCAGCTGGAGCCCTACCCCTCCCAGCAGACCATTGAACTGCTCTCCTTCCAGCTCAACCTTAAGACCAACACCGTCATCAACTGGTTCCACAACTACAG GTCACGGATGCGCCGGGAGATGCTGGTGGAGGGCACGCAGGACAATGACACAGACCCAGAGCAGAGTGGTGGGGCAGCCGTCCCCGGGCGCCGGGCCCCCCACAGCCCCGATTCAGACACCGAGGACCGTAAACCTGTGTTTGGGGGGGGCGAGCACCCCTGTGCCGCGGTGCCCGTGAAGGtgaaggaggagcagggggaggcaggTGGCTGGGGCCGCCGGCGGGACTCACGCAGCCCAGCCGGGGCGGCCGAGGGGACCGGACCTCCCCAGGAGGagcggggggcagccccccatGCAGCTGCCCCCAGCGCCGGCAGCCTtccgcggcggggcggccgtgCTGGTGCTGCCGCCGGAGGACCCGCACCACCACCGCCACCGCACCCCGACAGCTCCCAGTCCTCTGCGGGCTCATCCCGTTGCAGTTTGGAGGTCTCCCCAACATCGCCCTCAGCAGCATCCTCGCCTGGTCTCACCGGCTCGGCCTCACCGGGGCCATCCTCTGCCGGGCCGGTCTCACCGGCACTGCcgccagcccccggcccccggctCAGCACCAGCGTCCAGCGGCGCCATGAGAAGATGGCCAACCTCAACAACATCATCCACCGCCTGGAGCGGGCTGCCAACCGTGAGGAGGCCCTTGAGTGGGAGTTCTGA
- the CUX2 gene encoding homeobox protein cut-like 2 isoform X3: MHMDAHRCTQVHTHAHPKTAPLWSLYPSSSPVCALPQHPSRAPLSPTPLLLPKSSHPAFCPRLLHVRVSLDRRTLCGILYKRHISPDSTFFALNGCCQHKSLAETVTEPDCSASILINPAPVLEAARSLEDRLQQLQRLEPEPSPLKDLSRPWKKHPELVGTKEHREGTSPATGLAAAAEPPFSGIDGKALCTETLLQRNEAEKQKGLQEAQVTLAARLGEAEEKIKVLHAALKATQTELLELRCKYDEEAASKADEVAMIMTNLEKANQQDKVNYSMCSGSRLEAALAAKDREILRLLKDVQHLQSSLQELEESSANQIAELEGQLAAKNEAIEKLEEKLQAQADYEEIKTELSILKAMKVASASCSLPQASAAACAGMLAGLWHACQPCRQWLRRPFPSRLGSLQSISKAEEALLLGKEAFYPSQKYLLEKPSLLASTEEDHSEDESGKDSLGMEQPYPSPQHAPADEPTSPTPLPPLPGPGLAPDGPQTFSLSPFPGGERLSGDPKAPHPPLPAYKNENASVGPPFPSAFFGAKGSATHPGTAPAASATSPPGEPSEGSTSSSAEEEQLDTAEIAFQVKEQLLKHNIGQRVFGHYVLGLSQGSVSEILARPKPWHKLTVKGKEPFIKMKQFLSDEQNVLALRTIQVRQRGSITPRIRTPETGSDDAIKSILEQAKKEIESQKGGEPKTPSASQTVANGTGGSSSEDAIKSILEQARREMQAQQQALLEMESGSSGRPGDTSPAERSTLATVSQNIVPTYVKQEEGSGTSPGPPQTPLAVLSPAAFVQSIIRKVKSEIGDAGSYFDQHWASERSLLSRPYTSVSPSLSSSSSSYSSMANGRGWPRGEPSEGGTNEDELPPADDEPHRLTEMKTEGAGAEPAAGGRLSYYPTYVPRTLKPTVPPLTPEQYEMYMYREVDTLELTRQVKEKLAKNGICQRIFGEKVLGLSQGSVSDMLSRPKPWSKLTQKGREPFIRMQLWLTDQLGQGISQQPTPSQASPVEPQPSPSPPPSPAEHEKGCQEPLTLALESSKENQQPESRSTPAMGGKTYPNSQGPVGIQEIVAMSPELDTYSITKKVKEVLTDNNLGQRLFGESILGLTQGSVSDLLSRPKPWHKLSLKGREPFVRMQLWLNDPHNVEKLRDMKKLEKKAYLKRRYGLMSTGSDSESPSARSECASPSLQPQDLSLLQIKKPRVVLAPEEKEALKKAYQLEPYPSQQTIELLSFQLNLKTNTVINWFHNYRSRMRREMLVEGTQDNDTDPEQSGGAAVPGRRAPHSPDSDTEDRKPVFGGGEHPCAAVPVKVKEEQGEAGGWGRRRDSRSPAGAAEGTGPPQEERGAAPHAAAPSAGSLPRRGGRAGAAAGGPAPPPPPHPDSSQSSAGSSRCSLEVSPTSPSAASSPGLTGSASPGPSSAGPVSPALPPAPGPRLSTSVQRRHEKMANLNNIIHRLERAANREEALEWEF; the protein is encoded by the exons ACCCCGCTCCTGTGCTGGAGGCTGCCCGGAGCCTGGAGGAccggctgcagcagctccagcgcCTCGAGCCCGAACCGTCCCCCCTGAAGGATCTCAGCCGCCCCTGGAAGAAACACCCAGAGCTCGTCGGCACCAAAG agcacagagaggGGACGTCGCCAGCAACTGGACTTGCAGCAGCGGCCGAGCCCCCGTTCTCTGGCATCGACGGCAAAGCACTGTGCACAGAAACCTTGCTGCAGAGAAAtgaggcagaaaagcaaaa GGGACTGCAGGAAGCACAGGTCACTTTGGCTGCTcggctgggggaggcagaggagaagaTCAAAGTGCTCCACGCAG cgCTGAAGGCCACCCAGacggagctgctggagctgcggTGTAAATACGACGAGGAAGCTGCATCAAA GGCAGATGAAGTAGCCATGATCATGACGAACCTCGAAAAAGCCAACCAG caggaCAAAGTGAACTATTCCATGTGCTCAGGGTCGAGGCTGGAGGCGGCTCTGGCTGCCAAAGACCGGGAGATCCTGCGGCTCCTGAAAGACGTCCAGCACCTCCAGAGCTcgctgcaggagctggaggagtcCTCTGCCAACCAGATTGCCGAGCTGGAGGGGCAGCTGGCCGCCAAGAACGAAGCCATCGAG aagctggaggagaagctgcaggCGCAGGCGGACTACGAGGAGATCAAAACGGAGCTGAG CATCCTGAAGGCGATGAAGGTGGCCTCCgccagctgcagccttcccCAGGCAAGTGCTGCGGCGTGTGCCGGCATGCTCGCCGGGCTGTGGCACGCGTGCCAGCCCTGCCGCCAGTGGCTCCGCCGCCCTTTCCCATCTCGGCTTGGCTCCTTGCAGAGCATATCGAAGGCAGAGGaggccctgctgctggggaaggaggctTTCTACCCTTCCCAGAAGTACCTGCTGGAGAagcccagcctgctggccagCACTG AGGAGGATCACTCCGAAGACGAGTCGGGGAAGGATTCGCTGGGCATGGAGCAGCCGTACCCATCCCCCCAACATGCCCCGGCAGACGAACCCAcctcccccactcccctcccaCCTCTTCCCGGTCCCGGCCTGGCTCCTGATGGCCCCCAGACTTTCTCACTGTCCCCCTTCCCAGGGGGCGAGCGGCTGTCAGGAGACCCCAAGGCCCCCCACCCACCACTGCCTGCCTACAAGAATGAGAATGCCAGTGTGGGGCcacccttcccctctgccttctTCGGGGCCAAGGGCAGTGCCACGCACCCTGGCACCGCGCCGGCTGCCAGTGCCACCAGCCCGCCTGGCGAGCCATCCgagggcagcaccagcagctctgccgaggaggagcagctggacACAGCCGAAATCGCCTTCCAGgtgaaggagcagctgctgaagcacaACATCGGGCAGCGGGTCTTCGGGCATTACGTGCTGGGGCTGTCGCAGGGCTCTGTCAGCGAGATCCTGGCCCGACCCAAGCCCTGGCACAAGCTGACGGTGAAGGGCAAGGAGCCGTTCATCAAGATGAAGCAGTTCCTCTCCGATGAGCAGAACGTGCTGGCCCTGAGGACTATCCAGGTGCGCCAGAGAG GTAGCATCACGCCACGGATCAGGACGCCGGAGACTGGCTCTGATGATGCCATCAAAAGCATCCTGGAGCAGGCAAAGAAGGAGATCGAGTCACAGAAGGGAG GGGAACCCAAAACACCATCAGCATCGCAAACAGTGGCCAACGGGACAGGCGGCAGCAGCTCAGAGGACGCCATCAAGAGCATCTTGGAGCAGGCACGGCGGGAgatgcaggcacagcagcaggcactgctggagaTGGAGTCAGGGAGCAGTGGGCGCCCCGGGGATACATCGCCTGCCGAGCGCTCCACGCTGGCCACCGTCAGCCAGAACATCGTTCCGACCTATGTcaagcaggaggaggggagcgGGACCAGCCCTGGCCCCCCGCAGACGCCCCTGGCCGTACTCTCACCCGCTGCCTTTGTCCAGAGCATCATCCGGAAGGTGAAGTCGGAGATCGGCGATGCTGGCTCCTACTTCGACCAGCACTGGGCATCGGAGCGGAGCCTGCTCAGCCGACCCTACACCTCTGTCTCGCCTtcgctctcctcctcctcctcgaGCTACTCCAGCATGGCCAACGGCCGGGGCTGGCCACGGGGCGAGCCCAGCGAGGGTGGCACCAACGAGGATGAGCTGCCACCAGCAGACGATGAACCCCACCGACTGACAGAGATGAAGACGGAGGGAGCTggtgcagagccagcagctggtggTCGTCTCTCCTACTACCCCACCTACGTGCCACGGACCCTGAAGCCCACCGTGCCACCACTGACACCCGAGCAGTATGAGATGTACATGTACAGGGAGGTGGACACGCTGGAGCTGACTCGGCAGGTCAAGGAGAAGTTGGCCAAGAACGGCATCTGCCAGAGGATCTTTGGAGAGAAG GTGCTGGGGCTGTCCCAGGGCAGCGTGAGCGACATGCTGTCGCGGCCCAAGCCGTGGAGCAAGCTGACGCAGAAGGGTCGGGAGCCTTTCATCCGTATGCAGCTCTGGCTGACCGACCAGCTGGGCCAAGGCATCAGCCAGCAGCCAACACCCTCCCAGG CCAGCCCGGTGGAGCCCCAGCCGTCCCCCTcgccgccccccagccctgccgagCATGAGAAGGGCTGCCAGGAGCCCCTCACCCTGGCCTTGGAGAGCAGCAAGGAAAACCAGCAGCCCGAGAGCCGGTCGACGCCTGCGATGGGTGGGAAGACGTACCCCAACAGCCAGGGACCTGTGGGCATCCAGGAGATCGTTGCCATGTCCCCCGAGCTGGACACCTACTCCATCACCAAGAAGGTCAAGGAGGTCTTGACAGACAACAATTTAG GCCAGCGGCTGTTCGGGGAGAGCATCCTGGGCCTGACGCAGGGCTCGGTGTCCGATCTCCTCTCCAGGCCCAAGCCGTGGCACAAGCTGAGCCTGAAGGGGAGGGAGCCCTTCGTCCGCATGCAGCTCTGGCTCAACGACCCCCACAACGTGGAGAAGCTGCGTGACATgaagaagctggagaagaaag cctaCCTGAAACGTCGGTACGGGCTGATGAGCACCGGCTCGGACAGCGAATCCCCCAGCGCCCGCTCCGAgtgtgccagccccagcctgcagccgCAGGACCTCAGCCTCCTCCAGATTAAGAAGCCACGGGTGGTGCTGGCCCCAGAGGAGAAGGAAGCCCTGAAGAAAGCCTACCAGCTGGAGCCCTACCCCTCCCAGCAGACCATTGAACTGCTCTCCTTCCAGCTCAACCTTAAGACCAACACCGTCATCAACTGGTTCCACAACTACAG GTCACGGATGCGCCGGGAGATGCTGGTGGAGGGCACGCAGGACAATGACACAGACCCAGAGCAGAGTGGTGGGGCAGCCGTCCCCGGGCGCCGGGCCCCCCACAGCCCCGATTCAGACACCGAGGACCGTAAACCTGTGTTTGGGGGGGGCGAGCACCCCTGTGCCGCGGTGCCCGTGAAGGtgaaggaggagcagggggaggcaggTGGCTGGGGCCGCCGGCGGGACTCACGCAGCCCAGCCGGGGCGGCCGAGGGGACCGGACCTCCCCAGGAGGagcggggggcagccccccatGCAGCTGCCCCCAGCGCCGGCAGCCTtccgcggcggggcggccgtgCTGGTGCTGCCGCCGGAGGACCCGCACCACCACCGCCACCGCACCCCGACAGCTCCCAGTCCTCTGCGGGCTCATCCCGTTGCAGTTTGGAGGTCTCCCCAACATCGCCCTCAGCAGCATCCTCGCCTGGTCTCACCGGCTCGGCCTCACCGGGGCCATCCTCTGCCGGGCCGGTCTCACCGGCACTGCcgccagcccccggcccccggctCAGCACCAGCGTCCAGCGGCGCCATGAGAAGATGGCCAACCTCAACAACATCATCCACCGCCTGGAGCGGGCTGCCAACCGTGAGGAGGCCCTTGAGTGGGAGTTCTGA